AAGGCGTTCGCCCTGGCGGGAGCCCGGCTGGGCTACCTCGCCGCGGACACGGCGATCTGCGACGCCATCCGGGTCGTGCGCCTGCCGTACCACCTCTCGGCCGTCACCCAGGCCACCGCGCTGGCCGCGCTCCGGCACGCGGACGAGCTGCTGGGCCGGGTCGACGACCTGCGACGTGAGCGGGACGAGCTCGTCGACTGGCTGCGCGGCCGGGGGCACGAGGTGGCCGACAGCGACGCGAACTTCGTCTACTTCGGCCGGTTCGCCGACCGGCACGCCGTCTGGCAGGGTCTGCTGGACCGTGGGGTGCTGATCCGCGAGGTCGGCCCCGACGGGTGGCTGCGGGTCTCGGTGGGGACACCGGAGGAGATGGCAGCATTCAGGCAGGCCCTGGTGGACGTCACCACCCAGGGCGCGAGCGAGGAGCAGGCATGAGCGAGCAGCAGGACCTTCGGCCCCGGCGTACCGCGGTGGTCGACCGCCAGACCAGGGAGACCAAGGTCCACCTCGAGCTCGACCTCGACGGCACCGGCCGCACCGACATCAGCACCGGCGTCGGCTTCTACGACCACATGCTCACCGCCTTCGGCCGGCACGCCCTGGTCGACCTGGTGGCGCACGTCGAGGGGGACACCCACATCGACGCCCACCACACGGTCGAGGACACCGCGATCGCGCTGGGCGAGGCGATCCGCACGGCCCTGGGCGACAAGGTCGGGATCCGCCGCTTCGGCGACGCGACCGTGCCGCTCGACGAGGCCCTCGTCCAGGCCGTCGTCGACGTCTCCGGGCGCCCCTACTGCGTGCACGACGGCGAGCCCGAGGGCCAGCAGTACGTGCTGATCGGCGGTACCGGCGCGGCGTACATCGGGTCGCTGACCCGGCACGTCTTCGAGTCCGTCGCCCACCACGCGCAGATGGCGATCCACGTGCGGGTGCTCGGCGGCCGGGACCCGCACCACATCGTGGAGACCCAGTTCAAGGCGTTCGCCCGCGCGCTGCGCGACGCGGTCGCCCTCGACCCCCGCGAGACCGGGGTGCCCTCGACCAAGGGTGCCCTGTGACCGGGGCCCCGGAGGCGGGCGCCCCCGCCGGGGCGGCGCCCGAGGCCGTGGACAAGGACGTCGTGGTGTTCGACTACGGCTCCGGCAACCTGCGCTCGGTCGTGCGGGCGATGGAGCGCACGGGCGCCCGGGTGACGCTGACCTCGGACCGGCGCGCCGCCGAGGACGCCGACGGACTCGTCGTGCCCGGAGTGGGCGCGTTCGCCGCCTGCATGCAGGGCCTGCGGGCCGTGCGCGGCCACGAGGTGATCGGTCGGCGGCTGGCCGGTGGCCGCCCGGTGCTGGGCATCTGCGTGGGCATGCAGATCCTCTTCGCCCGCGGGGTGGAGCACGGCGTGGAGGCCGAGGGCTGCGACGAGTGGCCCGGCGTCGTCGAGCGGCTCCAGGCCGACGTGGTCCCGCACATGGGCTGGAACACGGTCGAGGTCCCGGGGGAGAGCGTGCTCTTCGAGGGGCTGCGCGACGAGCGGTTCTACTTCGTCCACTCCTACGGCGTGCGGTCGTGGGACCTGGTGACCAACGACCGGACCCGCGCTCCGATCGTGACCTGGGCCGAGCACGGGGGCGACCGGTTCGTGGCCGCCGTGGAGAACGGTCCGCTGAGCGCCACCCAGTTCCACCCCGAGAAGTCCGGCGA
The window above is part of the Nocardioides campestrisoli genome. Proteins encoded here:
- the hisB gene encoding imidazoleglycerol-phosphate dehydratase HisB; this translates as MSEQQDLRPRRTAVVDRQTRETKVHLELDLDGTGRTDISTGVGFYDHMLTAFGRHALVDLVAHVEGDTHIDAHHTVEDTAIALGEAIRTALGDKVGIRRFGDATVPLDEALVQAVVDVSGRPYCVHDGEPEGQQYVLIGGTGAAYIGSLTRHVFESVAHHAQMAIHVRVLGGRDPHHIVETQFKAFARALRDAVALDPRETGVPSTKGAL
- the hisH gene encoding imidazole glycerol phosphate synthase subunit HisH, which encodes MDKDVVVFDYGSGNLRSVVRAMERTGARVTLTSDRRAAEDADGLVVPGVGAFAACMQGLRAVRGHEVIGRRLAGGRPVLGICVGMQILFARGVEHGVEAEGCDEWPGVVERLQADVVPHMGWNTVEVPGESVLFEGLRDERFYFVHSYGVRSWDLVTNDRTRAPIVTWAEHGGDRFVAAVENGPLSATQFHPEKSGDAGAALLRNWVATL